GCGGAGGCCAGCGACTCGGCTGCCACGGCTTCCGCCCGAGCACGCGCTTCCCTGATCATCTGCGGCCACTTGGATGAGCCGTGCAGCCTGAATTGGCCCATGCGCGACCGGAGGTTCCATCTCGTGGGGCCGCCGCCGGCAGCCTGCTCCTGGTACACACCCGGCTTCTGCTGATCCGCGTAATACTCGATCACGACCAACACGACGCCGGTCAGTACCAGCAGTGGCACAAAAAGCAGAGGGAGCGTGACCACACCAGCCAGCCCGATGATCGTCAGCGGCACCGCGATCATCCCCGCGGCCCACGGATACTGATCAATCAATCCGAGGATGGTCGCTCGCAATGCGAACACCCGCGCAGCCCACAGCCGGCGATCCGGCCAACTAAGGGCCACTCTCGAAAACTCCACGATCGATTCCTTCACTGAAGGTCGGCCACATCATTGTGACACGTTATGAGGGCATTGCGCCGGATCGGTGGAACTAATCGATTTTCGGGTGGAGCAGTGAATGCGCGATCCTTCCACGCTCTGAACGGAATTCGAGTGCGGGCCGACGCAGCGACTCGATGGTGGCGTCCGGGTGCACGATGACTCCGCCACCAGAGGGGATCCCGAGCCCGGCGACTGTTCCGTCGAGCAGATGAATCGTGCGCGCCAGCCGCGCCCATCCGGCGTGCTCGTCATGTGTGTCGACGACCATGTGGACGAGCCCGAACACCTCGAACGGCGCCGCCGGCGCCGATGCCCACGTCTCGCCGACGCCATACCACCCCAGCTGCACCGCACCGGCTGAAATACCCACCAGCACAGCGCCTTTAGCGTGTCGGTCCAAGATCACGTCCTTCATGCCGGTTGCTTCGATCGTGGCCCAGCCACGCTGCACATCGCCCCCCGCCAGCACGATCAACTGTGCACACTCCAGAAATGCGCGGTCGGCCGGACCAAACGAGGAAACGATCATGCGTCGATCGGCGATTCCGATCGCATCCATCGCCGCTTCGAAGACTTCGTAGAAATCCATCCTGTCGCCGTTGGAGGCACCTACGTAAGCTGCGCGGATTGCAGTGTTCCGCGCGAAACCGTTGAGGGCCGCGTCCAGAACCAGTCGGCCATTGCGCCTCCAGAACAGCAGCTGACTGTCGGCGAACAGATAGAGCGGCTGCAGTGTCGGCGCCGTCTCAGTCAAGCGCTTTCTCGCGGTGCGGATCGCCTACTCGGCGCCGCGATTGTCGTTACCGCCCCGCGTCTCGATGACTCGCTGTGCGATATCGGTCAGACGGACGTTGCTGTCCTGCGAAAGCCGCCTCAGCATCTCGAAAGCCGCCACATCGTCGATGTCGTAGCGCTCCATGATGATGCCCTTGGCCTGGCCGATGCGATCCCTTGTCGTCAACGCCGACTGCAACTGCTCGCCCTGCCGACTGGCCAGGATCGCGGCCGCGGCGTGCGCAGCAAGGACAGTCGCGATCGTCTCATCCTCGCCGTCGAACGAGTTCGCCTCGAAACTGAACATGTTCAGGGCGCCGGCGGTCCGATCGGCGGTGTACAGCTTGACCGACAGTCCACTGAGCACGCCGAGTTCGACGACTGCAGGCGAATACTTGGGCCAGCGTTCTTCGGACCGGAAATCGTCGGTCCGCACAATCAGATCGTCCATCGCGGCCTGCACGCACGGACCCTCGCCGAAAGTCATCTGTAGGTCGTCGAGGGTGTGAGGCAAGTCAGAGGTACCGGCCAACGATTCGTACTTGCCGTTCTTGCCGACAAGCAGTACCCCCGCTGTGTCGACACCCGGAATGAGTTCCTTCGCCGTCTCGGTGACGTCGGACAGAACTTCACCGACACTGCGAGGCGACGCGGCAGCACGCGCCAACTCGGCCATCCGGCGAGCTAGGTCGTGGTTCCGTACCTCAGTCATCGCTACAGTCTTCCCAATCCGGGTGTCCGATACACGAACGTTTGCCATCTCACACAACGGGCAGTCCCAATAGAGGCTCGCGTGGTGGTCGACCTCTACGCACAGCCAAGGTTCCGTCGGTTCAGACCTGAGTGCCGACGGAGCCGAACCCTAGGGTCACTCTCTTAATTGTAGTAACGTCACCATCGTGGGCGCACCCAATGTCTGGATCCTCGGTGGCTATCAGAGCGATTTCGCCCGCAACCTCACCCGGGAGGGCCTAGATTTCGCCGACCTGACCTGCGAAGTCGTGGATTCGACCCTCACCGCCTCGAAGGTCGACGCGTCCGACATCGACGTCGTACACCTGGGCAACGCTTTCGGCGAGATGTTCGCCCGGCAGGGCCACCTCGGCGCCATGCCCGCCACCGTCAACAGCGGTTTGTGGGACACACCCGCCTCGAGGCACGAGGCCGCCTGCGCCTCGGGCAGTGTCGCCACGCTGTCAGCCATCGCGGATCTTCGTTCGGGCACATACCGGACCGCGCTGGTGCTGGGCGTCGAGCTGGAGAAGACGGTGCACGGCGACACCGCCGCCCAGTACCTCGGCGCGGCCGCGTGGACCGACCACGAGGGAGCCGACGCCAAATTCATGTGGCCACACATGTTCGACAAAGTGGCTGCCGAGTACGACCGCCGCTACGGCATCGATGACTCCCACCTGCGCGCCATCGCCCAAGTCAACTTCGCCAACGCGCGCAACAATCCCAATGCGCAGACGCGGGGGTGGGCGGTTCCGGACCCGATCACCGCGGACGACGACGCAAACCCCGTCATCGATGGGCGCATCCGTCGCTTCGACTGCAGCCAGATGACCGACGGGGCCGCGGGCATCGTCCTCGTCACCGACGATTGGCTGCGCGATCACCCCACCGCGCGTCCGATCGGACGAATCGACGGCTGGGGCCACCGCACCGTCGGCCTCGGCCTGCAGCAGAAACTCGACCATTCGGCCGACAACCCCTATGTGCTGCCCCACGTGCGCACCGCGGTGCTCGACGCGTTCGACCGGGCGCGCGTCACCCTCGATGACGTCGACGGCTTCGAGGTGCACGACTGCTTCACGCCCAGCGAATATCTCGCGATCGACCACATCGGGCTCACCGGACCCGGCGAATCGTGGAAGGCCATCGAGAACGGTGAGATCGAGATGGGTGGGCTGCTGCCGATCAACCCCAGCGGAGGCCTCATCGGCGGCGGGCATCCCGTCGGCGCGTCCGGTGTGCGCATGCTCCTGGACGCCGCCAAGCAAGTCAGCGGCGGTGCGGGCGATTACCAGGTCGAGGGCGCAAAGACGTTCGGCACCTTGAACTTCGGCGGAAGCACCGCCACCACCGTCAGTTTCGTCGTGAGTGGAGTGTGAGATGAGTGTGAACGTGGAGGTCGTCGGGAAGTTTCTGTCGACGCTGCCGGAGGACGACGACCACCCCTACCGCACCGGACCGTGGCGCCCACAGACCACCGAATGGGATGCCGACGATCTGCAGGCGGTCGAGGGCGAGATTCCGCACGACCTCGATGGCGTGTACCTGCGCAACACCGAGAACCCTCTGCACCCCGCGCTGAAGTTCTACCATCCGTTCGACGGCGACGGCATGGTCCACGTCGTTGGATTCCGTGACGGAAAGGCGTTCTACCGCAACAGGTTCGTGCGCACCGACGGTTTCGACGCGGAGAACGAGGAGGGCGGCCCATTGTGGCCCGGCCTCGCCGAACCGATCCAGCTCGCGAAGCGCGACTACGGTTGGGGCGCACGGACGCTGATGAAGGACGCGTCGAGTACCGACGTGATCGTGCACCGCGGCACGGCGTTGACGAGCCACTACCAGTGCGGCGACATGTACCGCATCGATCCCTTCACCGGGAACACCTTGGGTAAAGAGGACTTCAACGGCGGCTTCCCGTTCGACTGGGGGGTTTCGGCGCACCCGAAGGTCGACGACCGCACCGGGGAGTTGCTGTTCTTCACCTACAGCAAGGAAGCGCCGTACATGCGCTACGGCGTCGTCGATGCCGCCAATGATCTGGTGCATTTCACCGATATCCCGCTTCCCGGACCGCGCCTCCCCCACGACATGGCGTTCACCGAAAACTATGCGATCCTCAACGACTTTCCGCTGTTCTGGGATCCGAAGCTGCTGCAGGCCGGCGTCCACCTCCCTGGATTTCACCGAGATATGCCGTCCCGGTTCGCGGTGATCCCCCGCCGCGGTGGCCCGGAGGAGATCCGGTGGTTCGAGGCCGATCCAACCTTCGTCCTGCATTGGGTCAACGCCTACGAGGACGGCGACGAGATCGTCCTCGACGGCTTCTTCGAAGGTGATCCCGCGCCGGTCGACACCCTCACCGGAGACAAGTACAAGAAGGCGTTCCGGTATCTCGCCCTCGACGGATTGCAGACCAACCTCCACCGTTGGCGCTTCAACCTGGTCACCGGCGAGACGCGCGAAGAACGCCTTTCGGACTCCACGACCGAGTTCGGCATGATCAACGGTGGATACGCGGGCGGCCAGTACCGCTACACGTATGCCGCAACGGGTAAGCCAGGATGGTTCCTGTTCGACGGTTTGGTGAAGCACGACGTTGCCACGGGCGCCGAGGAACGTTTCACATTCGACGACGGCGTGTACGGCAGCGAGACCGCAATGGCGCCGCGGGTGGGGAGCAGCGCCGAGGACGACGGTTACCTCGTGACGCTGACCACCGACATGAACGCCGACGCCTCGTACTGCCTGGTGTTCGACGCGGCCAGGGTCGCCGACGGACCGGTGTGCAAACTCGCACTGCCGGAGCGCATTTCCAGCGGCACCCACTCGACATGGGCGCGTGGTTCGGAGCTGCGGCGCTGGCGAGACGCCGACACCGCGGCCGGCGCGATCGGCCTGTAGGTGACCGAGCCGGGCCCCAACGCCGTCGCGCGCATGTTGGGGCTCCTGGGCGACGAGTGGACTCTGCTCGTCGTCCAGCAGGCGCTCCTCGGCGCGACGCGGTACGGCGACTTCCGCGCCCGGCTACCCATTTCGAACTCCGTGCTGACGGCGCGGCTGCGATTGCTGACCGGTGAAGCGCTGCTCGAAAGCCGCTCGTACCAATCCAATCCACCACGTTCGGAGTACGTCATCACCGAACGCTCCCGATCGCTGTGGCCGGTGCTGCTGTCGATCTGGGAGTGGGAACGCCACTGGGTGCCCGACCACGACGATCCGCTGCCCGGCATGCGTCACACATCGTGCGGCGGCGACTTCGCACCGATCGTCGCCTGCGGCTCATGTAAAGAGGCGGCGAGCGAGAAAGACGTCGTCGCACAGTGGGGTCCGAGCGGCTCGTGGTCACGGTCGATTCCGGTGGCGGCGACGCGACGACGGTCGGCGTCCGATCAGTCGGCAGGGTTGTTCCCTCAGACGATGAGCGTCATGGGCAACCGATGGGGATTCGCGCTGTTGGTCGCCGCGTTTGTGGGGATGAGTCGCTTCACCGATTTTCAGACACAGCTGGGCGCGCCCCCGGGCTCGATCGCCGACCGGGTGGCGATCTTCACGGCCAATGGGGTGTTCGAGATGTCCGACAACCGATACCGCCTGACCGAGAAGGGCCGGGCGCTGTATCCGGTCCTAGTGACCGCCCTGCAGTGGGCGCAGCGTTGGTACCAGTCACCCGAGGGACCGGCGGTAGCCCTCGCCCACACGGCGTGCGGCCGCCGGTTCGTACCCGTCCTGACATGCGATCAGTGCTCCGAACCACTGCGTGGCGCGCATGTCGCCGCGGTGTGAAATTAGGGCCGAAAGTCACTGGCACTCTCTGCCCGAGAGTGCTAATCTCGCAGGTGCACAGTGATTTGGTCGCCCGCCAGGGTGGCGGGCTCTGAGTTACGTAGGAGGTGAATTGCTGTGCTTCGTTTTGATCCGTTCAGTGACCTTGACGCCTTGACCCGTGGCTTGCTGACCAGCCAGACCGGATCGACTCGCACCCCTCGGTTCATGCCGATGGACCTCTGCAAGATCGATGACCATTACGTCCTGACAGCGGACCTGCCCGGTATCGATCCCGGATCGGTGGATGTCGACGTCGACAGCGGCACCCTCACGATCTCCGCGCACCGCACTGCCCGCTCCGAGGACTCCGTCCAGTGGCTGGCGAACGAGCGGTTCTTCGGCACCTACCGCAGGCAGCTTTCCCTTGGGGAAGGGATTGATGCAACGGCGATTTCGGCGACCTACGAGAACGGCGTCCTGACCGTGACGATCCCGGTCGCCGAGCGCGCGAAGCCGCGCAAGATCGAGGTCGCCCACAGCGGCAGACAACAGTCGATCGAGCCAACCACCGCCGACTCGGAGTAACCACTCAGTCGAGACTGCGGGCAGATCGCGATTCAGCTCGAAAACGCGATCTGTCCGCAGTCTCGCGCGCCCAAGAGGCATCCGTTCACGCGTGACGGCCCAGCCGGTACCGCAGGTTGTTGCGCACCGACGGCCACTCGATGTCCAGAATCGAGTACACGACGGTGTCGCGCCGCGATCCGTCGGCCAGCAGCTGGTTACTGCGCAACACGCCGTCGAGCTTGGCGCCCAGGCTCTCGATCGCCTTTCGGCTGGTGAAATTGAAGAAGTGCGTACGGAATTCAACTGCGACACAATCCAACTGATCGAAAGCATGGCCGAGCATCAGCAGCTTCGTCTCGCTGTTGACCCCGCTGCGCCGCGCCGACTCCACGTACCACGTGTTGCCGATCTCGAGTCGCCGGTTGGCCGGGTCCACGTTCATGAAGCTCGACGAGCCGACGAACGTGCCGTCCAGCCGACGCACGACCATCGTCAGTCCGGTGTCCGGCGTCTGTACGGCCAGCCGAGCGTCGACCCATCGCTCGACCGCCTCTGGGGCCGGCGCCGCGGTGAACCACAGGCGCCCGAGTTCGCCATCGGCAGCGGCGGCTTTGATCTCCGGAACATGTTCTGAGCCAAGAGGTTCCAGCTTTACCCAGCGGTCTCCGGTCAGCGAGATCGGTTCGACGTACCCGCTCATGGCGTTCGCACGGTGGCCGCCGACCACGCAGCGACCATCGTCATCACCGACAGCACCGCCGCCGTGATCGCCGCCGCGACGCCGATATAGAAGCCGAATCCAGCCGACACCGGCGTGTACACATACAGCCGGTAGTAGAACACCGTGAGAACCACCAGCAGCACCGAAATGGCCAGTGCTGCCGAGGATGCCACCCGGGCCGACAACCCCCGCGCCGCCATCGCTCCCGCCACGATCAACGTCGCCGACAGCAGGACGATGAGTTGACCGACGCCGAAGCCGGATAACCGATTCCGCAACTCATCCATATCGCCGACCACGCCGCCGACCGCGCTGGCGCGAGCACCGTCAGCCGTCAGCCAGGGCATCCACGCATTGACCACAAGGACCGTCGCGCACAGTGCGACCAGCCATCCGGGACGCAGGCGCGACATGCGTCGAGACTACGGTATGACGATGACCGAACTACCCGACTGGGCGCGCCACGTCGGCATGGCTCCTCACCCCGAGGGCGGCTATTTCAAGGAGACCTGGCGCAGCGAGTTGACGGTGCCCCAATCGGCACTTCCCCAGGATTACAACGGCCCGCGCAACGCCGGGACGGCCATCCTGTTCCTACTGATGCCCGGCCAGCAGTCGGCATGGCACACCGTGCGCAGTGCCGAGCTGTGGCTGTATCACTCCGGGGGGCCGCTGCTCCTCGAGATCGGTCCCGAACAGGGCACCGCCACAACACATCTACTCGGCTCGGACATCATGGGTGGCGAGAGCCCGCAGATCGTCGTGCCGCCCGGGCACTGGCAGCGCGCCCGCCCGCGTGACGATCAGCCCTGCCTCGTCAGCTGTGTCGTGGTCCCGGGGTTCGACTTCGCCGACTTCGCCCTCGGGGCACCAGCCGACTGAGCAACTGCACAGCGGCGGAGACCAGTTCGGCGTTTCCCGGCGCGCGCGAGCCGTCCGGCAACCGAAGCGTGTCTTCCAGACCAATGCGAGTCTGGACGCCACACACCCCGGCATGTTCCAGTAACGGCCAACAGCTTTCGTCCAGACCGTGCAACAACACCGGCGCGGGCGAGCCTGCGGCCTTCACTTGACTGAGCAGTTCGTCCGCGGTCACCACATCGCCGTCGCCCGCCAACTCGACCATCACCCGCATACAGTGCGGTGCCAGTTCAGAGGCCGCCCAGGACGCGGCCGCCTCGGCGTGGAAGATGCCGGCCTCGACTCCGACTCCTCGATCGAGCAGCCGTTCGGCAAGCTCCTCGGAGCCGGGCTCATGCCAGTTCACCGAGGCGAAGTCGGGCAGTTCACTCCATTTGCCGACAGCCCGCAGCCGGGCCCCCACATCGGGCAGCGCCCAGAAACCCGTCGTCACGCCCAGGGGCAGCCCGGGCGTTACATGGCGCACCGCCGCAACCGCGGCGTCGACGACAGATGCCTCCAGCGAGTCGACTCCGTCGGCGGTCTTCGGGTGCATATGGACGGCCTTGGCGCCGGCCTGGTGCGCGGCGAGCGCCGAGGCCGCCAGCTGATCGGGGGTGACCGGCAAGTCCGGGTGCTCGTCAGGGGTGCGAGCTCCGTTGATGCACGCTTTCACGTAGGTCTCGGGCATCAGCTCATCCTTCCAGCGATGACAGGCTGAAGCTGCTCAGAGTCGGCCTGCGCGCAGCTTGTCCAGCCGTCGGCGGTCTCGCTTGGTCGGCCGGCCGGCACCCCGGTCGCGCACAGCGATCGCCATCGTCTCGGTGGGCTCAGGTGTGGGTGTTCGGTCGAGAAAGCACGTCGCGGCATCGGCCGCCCCCACCCGCTTCTGGATCACCCGCACCACCTCGACCACCCGCATGGTCTGGCCCACCAATGCGCGTACCTCGTCGCCCGGTGACACCATGGTGGCGGGTTTCGCGGGCCGGCCGTTCACCTGCACGTGTCCGCCCCGGCAGGCGTCGGCGGCGTCGGGCCGCGTCTTGACGAGCCGGACCGACCACAGCCATCTGTCCACGCGGGTCGACTCCACGCCTTCCATCATGGACTTTCCGCAACGTGAACTACCCAGCCCGCCGATTCGTGTTACGAGAACACACCGCGACCGCAGCCTTATTGTGACCTTATGTAAGCCTTATTTTTCTTAAGAATAGGTGTACGGTGAGACCCAAGGCGCACGCACTGCAGCGACGAAAGGAAGCCGACATGCATCAAGCACCTTTACGGATTGTCCTGGTCACCGGCGGGTCGAGGGGTATCGGCGCGGAGATCGCGCAGAGACTCGCCAGCCCCGACACCCATGTCGTCGTGAACTTCCGCGAGCATGCCGAGCGAGCCGAATCTATCGCCCAGTCCATCCGCGATGCAGGTGGACATGCCTCGACGTTGCGCGCCGACATCGCCGACGAGGCCGAGTGCGCGGCGATGATCGACACCATCTCGCATCGTTTCGGCCGTCTGGACGCGGCCATTCTGAATGCATCCGTCAGCCCCGGGGCCGGCACCGATCTCGGAAACGCAAAGCGCCTCAACCGTGACGCCCAGCGCCGCATTGCACTGAAGACCGTGCCGCTGATGCCGGCCGGCGGCCGCATCGTGTTCGTCACCAGCCACGCGGCCCATTTCTTCCCGCACCGGGCGGTGCCGAAGGGTCAGACGGCCGTTGCCGCGAGCAAGTGGGCCGGCGAAACCGCGCTGTATGCACTGCGGTCGGTGTTCCGCCGGGCGGGAGTGCACTTCACGGTGGTATCCAGCGATGCGGGAGATGCGACGTTCGCAGGCGCGATCGTCAACGCCGCCACCACCCCGAACCCGTCCGGGATCGTGTACGTCGGCGGCGCTGACTCGCTGAAGATCGCCTAGTCCAGCGACGACAGGTTGAAGCCTGCTCCCGTGGAGTCTGCGACCGAGGCCAACCGGCCGTATGGGGTGTCCTCGGCGTCGCGGATGACGCTGCCGCCGTTGTCGAGGACCAACTGCACGGTCTTGTCGACGTCGTCGGCACCGAGGAAGAAGAACCAGCTGGGTTCGACGTCCATTGCCATGACACCGAGCAACGCCTCGCCGTCGAAGTTGGCTGTGCTGTAGCGGAATTCGTCGGTGTCCGACACGGTCTCGATGTTCCAGTCGAAGACCTCGCGATAGAAGTCGAGCGCCTTGCCGTACTCGCGGGTGGTCAGCTGGAAGTACGTTGGCGCGCCGTTCCCGTTGACGACTTCGAAGCCTCGGTGGCCCGCCGGCTGCCACAGTCCGACGAACGCGCCCGTCGGATCGCTCAGCATCCCCATCCATCCCCGATCGCCGATCTGCATGGGCTCGGGTGGACCCTCCGCGCAGGCAACGCCGCCCGCCGCAACCGCCTTCTCGAGCGTGGCCTTGGCGTCGGTCGTGTGCAGGTACGTCGCCCACGCGTCGGGGACGTTCCACTGCGGATCGTTGAAGTTCAGCCCGGCAACGGGTTTCCCGTTGCAGAACGCATTGGTGTAGCCGCCGAACTCGGGTCCGCTCGACTCGAAGGTCCAGCCGAACACCCCGGCGTAGAACTCCTTGGAGCGGTTGACATCCGACGACGCCAGGTCGATCCAGATCGGTGCCCCCACGGGGGCGGAAGTGCGGACGGGCACGATGGTCTCCTTCGAGATGGTGGGTCGGTCCCGGAGCCGCCCCGGCGGCGACATCCAGTCACCGATGCAGACCACCGCCCCGTCAGAAACTCATCGGATGCCCAGTACTCGTAGTGCGTTTTCTTTGTAGATCAGCGGCACCACCGCCGGATCGACATCGAGCTCGTCGAAGTCCCGACGCCAGCGGTCCAGCTGGATGTACGGGTAGTCGGTTCCGAACAGCACCTTGGTCCGCAGTTGTCGGCTCGCGGCGCGCACCAGTTGCGGCGGAAAGTACTTCGGCGACCAGCCCGACAGATCGATGTAGACATTGGTCTTGTGCGTGGCGATCGCGATCTGCGAGTCGACCCAGGGCACCGCCGGGTGCGCCATCACGATCGTCATCTCCGGGAAATCGGCGGCGACGTCGTCCAGCAGCATCGGATCCGAGTACCGCAGTTTGATGCGGTGCCCGCCGGGCAGACCCGCGCCCATTCCCGTCTGCCCGGTGTGAAACAGCGCGGGCACGCCGGCCTCGGCGATCGCCTCGTAGATGGGGTAGAACTTTCGGTTGTTCGGCTCGAAGGCCTGCATGCTCGGGTGGAATTTGAAGCCCTTCACCCCGTAGTCGCGCACGAGTTCGTGGACGCGATGGACCGCGCGGCGCTCATGCCACGGGTCGACGCTGCCGAACGGGATCAGCACGTCGTTGTTGCGCACCGCGCCCGCGATGAGGTCTTCGATCGAGTTCGGCGTATGCCGCATGCCAGTGCGCGCGTCGACGGTGAAGACGACCGCCGCCGTGTTGTGCCGCCGGTACTCGTCGGCCAACGCGTCGACGCTCGACAGCGCGCCGGGTCCTCGTTTGAAGTACTTGCCGACCGCGTCGACCAGCTCGTCGTCGTACGCCTTGTGGCCGTGCGCGTCGACCTCGACGTGAGTGTGAATGTCGATGGCCGCGACCTTGTCGAAATCGATCGCATATTCGTACTTTTCGCCCTGTACCGTCACCCACGTGACGATATACGCGCTGAACCTCTTCGATATCGCCGATCGCGAGGAGTACCTCGCGTACTCGAAACGCTCGCCCCAAGAGGTCGCCAAGCACGGCGGCCGCGTCGTCGCGCTCGGGCAGTTCAACGACGCGATCCTCGGCGACATCGAACCGCGCAAGGTGCTGATCCTCGTCGAGTGGGACTCACGTTCCGCGTTCGACAGTTACTGCGACGACCCTGAACTCGCCGATCTGCACGCACACCGGGAGTACGGGTCGTCGTCCTACATCTGGCACCTCTTCGACCGCCTCGACGATCTTCGGCCGCTGCTCAAGGCGTAGCGATCTAGGCCGGTGAGTAGCCCAGGGCGCCCTTGATCTCGAGGTACTCGTCGAAGCCGAACTCGCTCCATTCACGGCCGTTGCCGCTGCGCTTGTAGCCACCGAACGGCGTGTTCAGGTCGAACGCGTGGTTGATGGCGACCTGGCCGGCGCGGATCCGGCGAGCCACCGCACGCGCCGCCTCGATGTCCGCAGCCGAGACGTAACCCGCCAACCCGTACTCGGTGTCGTTGGCGATCTCGATCGCCTGATCGATGTCGTCGTATTCGAGGATGCACAACACCGGCCCGAAGATCTCCTCGCGCGCGATCGTCATGTCGTTGGTGACGTCGGCGAACACCGTCGGCCGGACGTAATAGCCGGTCTCCAGGCCCTCAGGCCGGCCGGGGCCACCGGCGACGACCGTCGCGCCCTCCTCGATGCCTTTCTGGATCAGGCCCTGGATCTTGTCGAACTGCGCCTTCGATGCGACCGGCCCGATGGCCGACCCATCCTCGGGGTCGCCGACCTTGACCTGTTCGGCGGCGGCCTTAGCCGCGGCGATGGCTTCATCCTTGCGGGACTTGGGCACCAACATGCGGGACGGGGCGTTACAGCTCTGACCCGAGTTCGGCATCATCGCCCGCACTCCGAGGGTGACGTTCTGAACCAAATTCTCATCGTCGAGCACGATGTTCGGGCTCTTGCCGCCGAGTTCCTGGGTCACCCGCTTCACCGTCGCCGCAGCGTTGCGGGCGACGTCGATGCCGGCCCGCGTCGAGCCGGTGAAGGACACCATGTCGATGTCCGGGTGGCTGGACAGAGCGGCGCCGACTCCTGCGCCCTCGCCGAACACCATGTTGTACACGCCTGCAGGCGTGCCGGCCGCGTCCATGATCTCGGTGAATATCTGCCCGGAGTACGGGGCGACCTCCGACGGCTTGAGCACCATCGTGCAGCCGGTGGCCAGCGCCGGGAACACCTTGCATGCGATCTGGTTGATGGGCCAGTTCCACGGCGTGATCAGACCGCAGACCCCGATCGGCTCCTTGAAGATCATCGCCGCGCCGCGGGGCACTTCGAACTCGAAATTCTTCAGCGCGTCGATGGCACCGTTGAGGTGTCCGAGGCCGAGGTAGACCTGCGTGCCCGAGCCCAGCGACGGCGGCGCGCCCATCTCCTCGGACACCGCCTCACCGAGATCCGCGGAACGCTTCTGATACTCGGCCAGGATCGCCTGCAACAGATCGAGGCGCTCTTCACGACTGCTCACCGACCAGGTGGCAAACGCTTTTCTCGCGGCTTTCACCGCATTGTCGACGTCGGCGGCCCCGCCGATCGCGATCTTGCCCGACACCTGCTCGGTGGTCGGGTTGTCGACGTCGAGCGTCTTCGGCTCGACCGGGTCGACCCACTTGCCGTCGATGTAGAACTTCAGATATTCGCGCATGTCTTGCACTCTTCCCTAACGCAGGCTGTTACTGGGTGCCTTCTGCATACCAGGTGCGGAATCGGTCGTACTTCGGCATCTCCTCGGAGTTGGCCTTCGGATCGATACACACGTGCACCACACCGACTTTGCCGCTGGCGTAGGCGCGGGCGATGGCCGGACCGATCTCGTCTTCCTTCTCCACGTACTCGCCGTGACAACCGAATCCCTCGGCGATCTTGTCCATCCGGACGTCCTTGCTCCAGTGCACGCCGGGCTGCGGAGACGGCTGGGAGAACGTGCGCTTGTACACGCCGACCTCCAAGCCCCACTGATGATCGACGCCCACGACGCAGACCAGGGGCACGCCCTCTCGCGCGGCGGTCTCGAGTTCGGCGATGTGGAAGAGGAACGCGGAATCGCTCGTCAGCAGCATCACCGGCCGCTTGCGTCCCTCGGCCACCGACGCCCCCACCGCGTACGGCAGTCCCGTGCCGAGATGGCCGAAGTTCTGATTCCAGATCACGTCGCGCGGCTTGGACTGCGAGTACGTCCACTGGAAGATCACCGTCGCGCCGCCGTCGCGGACCATGATGCCGTCCT
The sequence above is drawn from the Mycobacterium gallinarum genome and encodes:
- a CDS encoding aldehyde dehydrogenase family protein; this translates as MREYLKFYIDGKWVDPVEPKTLDVDNPTTEQVSGKIAIGGAADVDNAVKAARKAFATWSVSSREERLDLLQAILAEYQKRSADLGEAVSEEMGAPPSLGSGTQVYLGLGHLNGAIDALKNFEFEVPRGAAMIFKEPIGVCGLITPWNWPINQIACKVFPALATGCTMVLKPSEVAPYSGQIFTEIMDAAGTPAGVYNMVFGEGAGVGAALSSHPDIDMVSFTGSTRAGIDVARNAAATVKRVTQELGGKSPNIVLDDENLVQNVTLGVRAMMPNSGQSCNAPSRMLVPKSRKDEAIAAAKAAAEQVKVGDPEDGSAIGPVASKAQFDKIQGLIQKGIEEGATVVAGGPGRPEGLETGYYVRPTVFADVTNDMTIAREEIFGPVLCILEYDDIDQAIEIANDTEYGLAGYVSAADIEAARAVARRIRAGQVAINHAFDLNTPFGGYKRSGNGREWSEFGFDEYLEIKGALGYSPA